One Halobacterium wangiae genomic window, ACAGCGGCGAGACCCACGTCCGGCCGCCCCACCCCATCATCCCGACCATCGGCATCGCTACCACCATCATCAGCAGCGGGGAGAGCAGTACCACTGCGAGGACGACGAGGACGACGCGGAGCAGCGAGTCGCTTCCCTGGTTGCCTGTCATCGTATCGCCACGCTGTACGGGTAGAACTCGGCGCCCAGGGACATAAATCGCCCTGTGGGTTCACCGGCCCCGGTCGTTCTCGTACCCTGTCGTTCCAGGTGTGGACGCCCGAGCGACGACTGGGGAGCGGCAACGGCGGCAACGCTTTCGTAGCTCAGGGCCGTTGTCCGAGACACGTCCGAGGTGGCACCACCCGGATGGCACTCAGCTTCAGAACGGAGTTCGACGTGTTCGACTGGGCGTTCCTCGCGCTCACCCTCCTACTCGCGGGTATCCACCTCTACCTCGGGCTGTTCGCGGCGTTCGTCCCCGACGACCGCGCCGCCCAGTTCGTCCTCGTCGCACTCGCACTGTTCCTCGGTCCGCTCGTCTACGTCACGTCCTACTGGCGCCCCGTGCTCTACCTGCTCGGCGTCGCCTTCGCGTTCTACCTCGGGGTGCTGTGGCTGCTCGGCGGGATGGAGTACGCGACGGTGGGCGTGGCCACCGGCGTCGTCGCCACGACGTTCGTCCTGCTCGCCGTCTACCTCTTCCTGCGGGAAGCGACGACACCGGACGCCGGGTAGTCTCGCCGGCTACTCCGCGGTACTGACCTCGCGACGCGCCGTCAGTTCCTCGGGGACGAGCCGGTAGAACTCGAAGCCGACCTCCCGGAGCGGGACGTGGAAGATGTCGACGAGCGGGATGTCCACGCGACCGAGCCCCTCCAGTGTCTGGGTGGCGATCGCGTCCTCGTGGATGTCCTCGAGGTAGCCGCGCGCGACGACGCTCTGCCAGCCGTCGTTCTCGCCGTAGGTCACGAACGCCACCGGCCGCTCCTTGAGGTTCCCCCTGGCTCGTTCGTCGCCGGCGGCGAGCCGGAAGTAGAACGTCCGCTCGGTCGCGTCGTAGCCGTAGGACACCGGGATCGCGTGCGGTGGTTCGTCCCCGGACGTCGACAGGGATATCATGCCGGTACCACCGTTCCCGAGGAACGCGTCACGTTCGGCGCCGTCCATCTCGACGGGGCTGTCGGTACTCATACGTCGATTTTCGACGGCGTGACCCAAAAACACGTTGCCGAGGTGGTTAGGAGAACAGCGCGTCGAACACCTTCCGCTCGGCCTTCCGGAGGTGCTGGTGGAACGTCGGCGGCGAGACGCCGAGCGAGGAGGCGAGGTCCTCGCCGGTGGACTGCCGCGGCCACTCGAAGAACCCGGCGTAGTGAGCCGCCTCGATGGCGGTCTGCTGGCGGTCTGTGAGCGCGTCCAGGAGCTCGTGTCGTTCGGCCTGGGACGCGTCGTGGTCGCGGGTGACCTGTTGGCGCTTCAACAGCTCGGCGGCCGGGTAGGCCTCCTGGACGGCGTCGATGATCTGCCGGACCTCTGCCCTCGGCGGGACGCGCAACTGCATGCTGTAGTCGCCGTCCTCGATGATGGCCTCGTCGACGGAACCACCCAGGGAGGCGAGCACCGACAGCACCGGCGGCTCGGAGAGGTGCAACTCGAACGTGGAGTCGCCGTAGAACGTCACGCTCTCCCAGTGGGGCATCGCGTCGACGATGGCCTCGACCTCCGCGACCGCGTCGGGGGTGGCGCTCCCGTACACCAGGTACTCGTCGCCCTCCAGGGGCACCGTGCGATCGAGCGTGATGGTGCCCGCGGGTGGCGCCCCGATGTCCAGCGCCTCGAAGAGGTCCGGAATGTGGAACTCGAGTTCGACCACCTCGTCGCTCATCAGCGCACGCTTGCGCTCGGTCGCCGCGATGGCGTGGCCGACGATCTCGCCGAGCTGGCCGACGACGTCGCGTTCCCGCCCCTCGAACGCGTCGACGCGCCCCGCGTAGACGTTCAGGACGCCGTAGACGCTGTCTTCGTGGACGATCGGGATGGCCGCCGACGAGCGGACGCCGTACGCCTCGACGTGGCCACGCCAGGGGTCGTGACTCTCGTCCGATTGGACGTCGTTCGAGGTCTGGACCTCTCCCGTCCGGAGCGCTCTGCCGGTCGGCCCGCCAGCGCGTTCGTCGTCGGGATCGACGGAGATGGTGATGTCGTCGAGGTAGCCCTCGACGCCGGCCTCGGCCCGGAGCGCCACCGTCTGGGAGTGTACGTCGATGTCGCCGATCCACGCGAACTGGTAGGAGTCCGTCGCGGCGAGGCGCTCGCAGACCGTCTCCTCGATCTGCTCGCGCGTCGACTGTTCGATGACCGCGTCCGTGATCTCCTGGACGACCGTGTTGAGCGAGTCCATCGCCGCGAGCTGTTCGCGCTGCCGCAGTAGCTCTTGTTCGTACTCGTGTCTGTTGATGGCGGTGGCGAGGATGTTCGCGACGCTCTGAACGAAGTTGACCTCCCGCCTGGAGAACGCCCGCCGCTCGGCGTCGTGCACCTCGAGGATACCCCAGGGGTCGGCCACGGGCCCGACGACGACGCTGACGCCGCTGTGCACGCCGTGGCTCGTGAGCAGCTCCGGCCCGGAGAACCGGGGGTCTGCGTCGATGTCGTCGACGACGACGGGCTCCCTCGAGGACAGCGTGAACGACGCCCGCGACTCGTCGTCGACAGCGGAGACGGTCGTCGACCCGACGACACCGTCGTCCCAGCCGACGCCCTGCCTGAGACGGAGGTTCTCGGCGGCCTGGTCCAGGTCCAGTACGCTACAGAAGTCGCTGTCCAGCGTATCGGCCACCCGCCGCGTCGCCTCGACCATCAGCTCGTCGAGGTCGCGGTCGTCGAGCGCGCGCTGGCCGAGCTCCGTCACGACCTCCTGCTGGTGGACCCGGTCGCGGAGCTCCTGCTCGCGCTCCAGTCGGTCCGTGACGTCACGTATCACGCCACAGCGCCCCCAGCCACCGCCGAGCGCGAGCGGCGCGATCCGCGCCTCGCAGGGCACGCTCTCGCCGGTCTTCGTCACGACGTCGAGTTCGATTTTCGCGACGCTGCGTTCGCCAGCGGCGGCTTCCGCGGCGAGGGACTCCACGCGCTCCGTGACGTTGTCGCTCTGGTGAACCATCGACGCGGGCGCGCCGATCAGTTCCTCGCGGTCGTACCCCGTCAGCTCGCACAGTCCGTCGTTGACCGTCACCAACCGGCCGTCGTCGTCGACGGCGTAGATCCCATCGTCGACCGTCTCCACGATGGTCTCGTACCGTTCGAGTTCCTCCTCGCGCCGCTTGCGCTCGGTGACGTCGCGGACGACACCTACGCGCTCGATTCCGTCGGTGTCGTCGACGAGGGCGAACTGCGTCTCGGCGACGAGAGAGTCTCCGGACGGGAACTCGAACTCGGCCTCGATTCGGCCCGCCTTGTCGGGGCGGGCCGCGAGTTGCGCTTCGATCTCCGTTCCGAGCGTGGCCTTCTCCTCGCCGACCACCGTCGAGACTGGTTCGCCGAGGACAACCCGGCGGTCGAACCCGGTCATCTCGGTGTAGGCCTCGTTGACCATCGTGATGCGGCCGTCCTCGACTACGTAGACGGCGTCGCTCATGGTCTCGACGACCGTCTCGTAGCGTTCGAGTTCGTGCTCGCGCTCCTTCCGGTCGGTGACGTCCCTGAAGTACACCGAGAGCCCGTCCTCGGAGGGGTAGATGGTGTTCTCGAACCAGGCGTCCAGGGGCTCGTAGTAGTCCTCGATGGACACCGGCTCCTGGCTGTCGAGAGCCTCACGGATCGCGTTCGCGAAGTTCTCCGTGACGTCGAGTTCGCTCCCGAGCTCTCGACCGTTCACGCTGCTGTCCTCGAGTCCCAGCAGTGACTCCGCGCGATCGTTGACGTACGTGAACCGAAGGTCCTCGTCCAGACCGTAGAAGCCGTCCGAGACACGGGCGAAGATGGTTTCGAGTTCGAGTTCGAGTTCGTCACGCTGCCGTTCGAGGCGCTGGGCCTGGTCTTCGAGTCGACGCTCGTACTCGCGGCGCTCGGTCGCGTCGTGGGTGACCTTCGCGAACCCCGTCAGTTCCCCGTCGTCGTCACGAATGGCGGTGATGACGACGTCCGCCCAGAACCGCGTTCCGTCGGCGCGCACGCGCCACCCCTCGTCCTCGACGGACCCCGTCTCGGCGGCTCTCGCGAGGTTGGTCTCCGGGAGGCCAGCGTCGCGGTCCTCCGCGGTGTAGAACGTCGAGATGTGCTCGCCGACGATCTCCTCGGCGTCGTAGCCCTTAATGGCTCGCGCGCCGGGGTTCCACGTCTGGACGCGGCCCTCCGGGTCGAGCGTGAAGATGGCGTACCCCTCGACGGCGTCGACGAGGTGCTCGAACTGCAGGCGGTCCTCTCCGCGCGCTCGCTCCGTCTCCTTGCGCTTGCTCACGTCGTAGTATAGTTCTACGCGGCCGCCCGCGTACGCACCCGCTTCGATAGGTTTGCTGTGGTGCTCGAGCCAGCGCTCTTCGCGGCCCTCCCCCGGCGTCACGTGGCACTCGAACCGTTCCGTGTACGTGTTGTCGTCGTAGGTGGCCAGCACGGTGTCCGCGAACGCCGACGAGTCCTCGACGACAGACGCGATGCGTTCGTCGACCAGTCGGCGTTTGTCCTGGCCGAGCAGTTCCTCGCGGTCCAGGCCGAAGTAGCGCTCCGTCGCCTCGCTCACCCAGGCGACGTCGAACTCGTCGTCGAGGACGAACACTCCGACGTCCGCCCCGTCGAGGACGTCGCCGACGAGCGACTCGGCGGCTGCCGGCCAGTCCGGTGCGTCCGGCGTGGGTGCCGACGCGGCGCTGTCCGGTCGCCACCAGACGCGCGCGCTCGCCCCGACCTTCTTGGTCTCGAGGCGGTCCTGTTCGACGAGTCGCTGGAGTCGCTCGTACGTACTCCGTCGGCCGGGGTCGACCCGTTCGGTCACCTCGCTCGTCGTCAGGGGATTGTGTCCCTCGAAGACGGCGAGTGTCTCCCGCAGGCTCTCTGTGAGCGATTCCGTCGTCATTGGTGGAACCTAGCGAGCGAACGCCATCAACCCTCCGCCGGCGGAGGTACTACTCGGTCTGGACCTGGCCACTACACGAGTGCAAGGCCGAACAACGCGACCAATACAGGGAGTGAATCGTGGCTCGCGACCGGCGCATTCGCCCCCTAATTGGTTCTAGCGGGGACTTACCGGCGGTGAGTCCTTCGGTACAGGTAGAAGCCGGTCGAACCCGGCGAACGAGACCAAAACCACATGTCCCAAATCCCGAGCGA contains:
- a CDS encoding pyridoxamine 5'-phosphate oxidase family protein, which translates into the protein MSTDSPVEMDGAERDAFLGNGGTGMISLSTSGDEPPHAIPVSYGYDATERTFYFRLAAGDERARGNLKERPVAFVTYGENDGWQSVVARGYLEDIHEDAIATQTLEGLGRVDIPLVDIFHVPLREVGFEFYRLVPEELTARREVSTAE
- a CDS encoding PAS domain S-box protein → MTTESLTESLRETLAVFEGHNPLTTSEVTERVDPGRRSTYERLQRLVEQDRLETKKVGASARVWWRPDSAASAPTPDAPDWPAAAESLVGDVLDGADVGVFVLDDEFDVAWVSEATERYFGLDREELLGQDKRRLVDERIASVVEDSSAFADTVLATYDDNTYTERFECHVTPGEGREERWLEHHSKPIEAGAYAGGRVELYYDVSKRKETERARGEDRLQFEHLVDAVEGYAIFTLDPEGRVQTWNPGARAIKGYDAEEIVGEHISTFYTAEDRDAGLPETNLARAAETGSVEDEGWRVRADGTRFWADVVITAIRDDDGELTGFAKVTHDATERREYERRLEDQAQRLERQRDELELELETIFARVSDGFYGLDEDLRFTYVNDRAESLLGLEDSSVNGRELGSELDVTENFANAIREALDSQEPVSIEDYYEPLDAWFENTIYPSEDGLSVYFRDVTDRKEREHELERYETVVETMSDAVYVVEDGRITMVNEAYTEMTGFDRRVVLGEPVSTVVGEEKATLGTEIEAQLAARPDKAGRIEAEFEFPSGDSLVAETQFALVDDTDGIERVGVVRDVTERKRREEELERYETIVETVDDGIYAVDDDGRLVTVNDGLCELTGYDREELIGAPASMVHQSDNVTERVESLAAEAAAGERSVAKIELDVVTKTGESVPCEARIAPLALGGGWGRCGVIRDVTDRLEREQELRDRVHQQEVVTELGQRALDDRDLDELMVEATRRVADTLDSDFCSVLDLDQAAENLRLRQGVGWDDGVVGSTTVSAVDDESRASFTLSSREPVVVDDIDADPRFSGPELLTSHGVHSGVSVVVGPVADPWGILEVHDAERRAFSRREVNFVQSVANILATAINRHEYEQELLRQREQLAAMDSLNTVVQEITDAVIEQSTREQIEETVCERLAATDSYQFAWIGDIDVHSQTVALRAEAGVEGYLDDITISVDPDDERAGGPTGRALRTGEVQTSNDVQSDESHDPWRGHVEAYGVRSSAAIPIVHEDSVYGVLNVYAGRVDAFEGRERDVVGQLGEIVGHAIAATERKRALMSDEVVELEFHIPDLFEALDIGAPPAGTITLDRTVPLEGDEYLVYGSATPDAVAEVEAIVDAMPHWESVTFYGDSTFELHLSEPPVLSVLASLGGSVDEAIIEDGDYSMQLRVPPRAEVRQIIDAVQEAYPAAELLKRQQVTRDHDASQAERHELLDALTDRQQTAIEAAHYAGFFEWPRQSTGEDLASSLGVSPPTFHQHLRKAERKVFDALFS